The following coding sequences lie in one Calypte anna isolate BGI_N300 chromosome 7, bCalAnn1_v1.p, whole genome shotgun sequence genomic window:
- the INSIG2 gene encoding insulin-induced gene 2 protein — protein sequence MAENDPTPILPKKCGPYISSVTSRGMNLVIRGIVLFFIGVFLALVLNLLQIQRNVTLFPPDVITSIFSSAWWVPPCCGTASAVIGLLYPCMDKHLGEPHKFKREWSSVMRCVAVFVGINHASAKVDFANNIQLSLTLAALSIGLWWTFDRSRSGFGLGVGIAFLATLVSQLLVYNGVYQYTSPDFLYVRSWLPCIFFAGGITMGNIGRQLAMYECKVIAEKTHED from the exons ATGGCAGAAAATGATCCAACGCCAATCTTACCAAAAAAGTGTGGCCCATACATTTCATCTGTAACCAGCCGTGGCATGAATTTGGTAATTCGTGGCATAGTGCTGTTTTTTATTGGCGTATTTCTTGCATTAGTATTAAACCTGCTTCAGATCCAGAGAAACGTTACTCTCTTCCCCCCTGATGTGATCACCAGCATCTTCTCCTCAGCTTGGTGGGTGCCACCCTGCTGTGGCACAGCATCAG CTGTGATTGGGTTATTGTACCCATGCATGGACAAACATCTGGGAGAGCCACATAAATTTAAGAGAGAATGGTCCAGTGTAATGCGATGTGTAGCTGTCTTTGTGGGCATAAATCATGCCAGTGCT AAAGTGGATTTTGCCAACAATATCCAGTTGTCTCTCACATTAGCAGCCCTGTCAATTGGACTGTGGTGGACATTTGATAGATCACGAAGTGGTTTTGGTCTTGGAGTAGGAATTGCTTTCCTGGCCACATTGGTGTCACAACTGCTGGTCTACAATGGAGTCTATCA ATACACATCTCCAGATTTCCTTTATGTTCGTTCATGGTTGCCATGTATATTTTTTGCTGGTGGAATAACTATGGGCAATATTGGCAGGCAGCTGGCAATG tatgAATGCAAAGTCATTGCAGAGAAGACTCATGAGGACTGA